gtgaatcaactaagattcgaacttgggacctcggataccaaccaccaagctctttgccacttgcactagggacagtcggtaagtttataaaaattttaaacaagtTTGAAATAGGAGTGCGAGGGTGATTGCGCAATGCGTTGATGCATGTTTGATTACGAAAAAGCACAGCTCACGTAAAAACCTACTTTTTGAAACTCGACTTCATAAGAGATTTGAGCAATGTTGCGACTTTGTGTTACACGCGAATTCATGAGGctctaaaatgaaaaagatatAGATATAATCTCTGAaaagagcattttttttttttttgaaaaaaatatagcaaactacctgtttcatttattaagtaaaataaactGAGCGTATATGATGAAAACAGCATAGGCCTCCGAAGAACAGGCAAAAGAGTGTTTTTCAGTAACAGATTGCTTGTTGTGATGTGTATAAGTATTAAAACAATAATGTTAATGCGCTTCTAATCTGACTTgtctgaagaaaaaaaaaaaaaaaaaaaaaaactcagaaaAAAGTtttgctactttttttttttttgcaacaatCAAACAGATAATTATAAAAGTAGAAACTTTAAATTAGAATTCCTATTTTCAGATAcaaatgattaatttttttttttatttttcagaaacTCCAAAGGATAGAATACCAGATGGAACTAAAaggatttatttttctttttttttaattttttggaatGTAACTAAAAGCCAAAATGAGCACGTCAACCTCTATTTTATCCTTGCAAATTTTTTGCAGGGACCTATGGCTCATATAATTTttctctattaaaaaaaaaaaaagggagacaAAAAAGATTAGAACACGTCATATGCGAACTCACTTTCTAAACGATGAGTGGGGTTGGGTCTAAACATCACTAACCGAAGACTTAAGTAATAGTAAGAATTAATAAAAGCTCATTTAACACGCGGAATTATGATATTCGCGcaactaaatatttcaaaaaatttttaaaaaaattaaaacaaacaaaagcaCAGCATCACTATCAATCAATACAAAAGGTGTATACattttgtaataataattaatttgaaaatgcAATCGTAAGAGTTGAGTACAAACAATGgcaccatttttttaaaattttttttttttattcaacacTGCATCAGCAAACCCTAGCTAGCTGCAGGGtgacttaaatttttttcattattttttaataagataGTCAGCTTCTAGATGATTTCCCACGTTACAGTTGCACACCGTTTTAGAGGTAACAACTCAGTGGGGCATGtgggattggattgggtcaattTGAGCTAGAATTggtccatatatatatgtgtgatgctcatgtatctttttttttttaaagaaattcttttttggtttttttttcttttgcatgtaCGTAGTTGATGGTTTATGTGAACCACTTTTGGTAATTGAGTAGGTTAATTATAGGCTAATATAAAGATTGCATACACTAAGATCATAAGAAATGCGATTGTCGTGAGGTACGTACGTAGCAtcaagtaataataataataataataataataataataataatggcaTAGATCTGATAGGAGTCACACCAACTAAATGCAGTGGAATGCTTCAATTGCTTCGCCCCTACATGCAATAacgaaatttaaatattaaattttaaattttgaaatagtgtAAACTACACCAAAAGTCTCTCCCCGGCTATGGAGAACTACAAGGAGAGTTGACCGGTTCACCGAAGAGTTGACCGGTTCACCGACATCGACACCCCGTCGATCACGACAACAGTATTCCATATCAAAGTACGTCCTGCCTATagagaaaaattctagaatgcaccggatatattggtgacgtggcgtcacaaaccaatcaaatatctccttttagagatatatgtcccatcatgattataaaaaaatatttttattgtacttttgtttgaaaagaagaattGTGATTGGcttattattgatgacgtggtgcaagcgTGACATTGTAGAATTTCTCGCCTATAGATCTggttcaccaaaaaaaaaaagttttatttgtcaaaaattataattattttggtgGCTATTTAACTCATGAAATGAACAAAAACTTTTTAAATGTCGCTACTTTTTGGCATTATTGATAgagaaatatcaaatattatagtaattttcatatataatctATTTACAGCTTATAAATAATATCAAGAAGCATGTAttagtattaattaatttgtacaaTGCAACCAATATATCTGTGGTTAGCCATTAATTATAAGAGAGCTACACCTGCACAAGAAATATATCTAAAGCATTAATCTTTAGATCGGGATGAATACATTTAGATTTAAGTTTTAGGGCCTATTTGATTAGTTCTATTTCTACTTGTGCTTTTTCAACAGCAACAATATTCTTTGCTAGATTAATGCTTggtagttaaaaagaaaaagaaaatttccaGTTTTATTTCCACAAGAAGTGAAAGAAAATAGATATTCATTGTCAAAATAGAGGGATAATTTGCTTTTTAGTCCTTGCCAAATAGTATTATGACTCTATTTGAGATTACATGTAAATTGCGTTAAGTGCGGCTAAACAGTATGTTAATTCTATTTGAGATTACAGATAAATTGCATTAAGTGCGTTgagaaagtataataaaaatatatttctttttgttagGAATATTATCATTGAAGATAGAGATTTTACTGTCGtagcaaaaatatatatgtcaTAATGTATTTTCGCTCGAAacccttcatttttttttgcgagagaaagatagcaaatTATtcactttgtttcttttttcataaataaactttaaatttaaaattttaaaaaattattaaatttttaattaactgtGTTAGGTATGATTGGTAAGACTcttcaataaattataataaaatcaaaaaatatatatatagagaatctGGTTTATAAACTATGGTCCACGCAATAACTCTCACGCAAGATAACCGTGACGGCACCCACCCATTAAATGCCCTAAAACGTCGGCGGCGACCTGAAACGCCCCCGtctcctcttctcttccccCACtctaaaataacaataaaataaaatataaatataaaataaaaattctagaGTTTAAAACTCCTCGGCGATTGTGACGCGATCAGCCAGTGAATTATTCGCACATGACATACACCGTAGCCTGCGAATGAACACCgggtaaaagaaatatattaatattataataataataataatactaataatactaataatattaatattattattattattattattttaaaaggtGATTAAAGCTCAACGGCAGGTGGTATCCAGTGGCCGGCGGATGCTAACTATGTGTACTTACTTCTAGAAGATGATgcttgacaaaaaaaaaaaaaaaNaccatcatctcaacctcacatctctccatccaagggctaaaaatacacaagtatcacccccatgatacttttacaagtattctagccctactcgtGGAAACTTAAAAAGtctttagatatatatatatatatataaatattaatacagTTGGTGTTTTGAGTTTTCTGAGAAGACTAGCGAATTCTGTAAAGATTACTTATGAATTATATTATTGTCTACTATAGATCAATATAATGGATAATACAGTGTGACGAtgattaatttcaaatttgttcTGTTTCAAGACGTTTTGGACTTTGTTTCTACTTCGGTTGTTTACAAATATTCTGATCTACTGGTGCATTGTTAGTGGTGCCAAACTTTGTAGCTAAAGTTTAGCTAGTCTCTcaattttctttccctttttttttttcaacaataaGATTCCTAATGTAACAGCTTTACATTCCATAGTACTACGCATGGGTTGTATTTCTCTGCTAAAAACAGGATAAGATTGTCTCATATATAGNtatatatatatacagttggTGTTTTGAGTTTTCTGAGAAGACTAGCGAATTCTATAAAGATTACTTACGAATTATTGTCTACTATAGATCAATATAATGGATAATACAGTATGACGAtgattaatttcaaattttgttctGTTTCAAGACGTTTTGGACTTTATTTCTACTTTAGTTGTTTACATATATTCTGATCTACTGGTGCATTGTTAGCGGTGCCAAACTTTGTAGCTAAAGTTTAGCTAGTCTCTcaattttctttcccttttttttcaacAATAAGATTCCTAATGTAACAGCTTTACATTCCATAGTACTACGCATTGGTTGTATTTCTCTGCTAAAAACAGGATAAGATTGTCTCATATATAGAATAGTCGATCGATACAAACGCCTTCAAAATGCcaagttagaaaaatatatcaaaaccaAGTCCTTTAATTTAATCACCAATCATTGCATAACAGCCACGCATTGTTTCTTTTTGTCACTTCCTCTACTATGTCCGCTGACATATTCAATTGCATTAATTGACACCATTcgatcatgattttttttttcttttcttttctttttttttaaacctttgTGCGTACGCATTGGGCGTTGAGACCGAACCAATTCCCACCAAATTTTAGATCATGTTTGTCTTTTATGATTCTGACTCGGTCATTAATAAATTAACACAATTGTGTTTTGCTGAGTTGGAGAAATCTTATTATGATAGCAAAATCAAACCAATCTGAATTATTTATAAGATTTATGAAGCTCTATTTAGATCacaagaagaaaataataataataataaaagagacgTCACAGGGGCTTGATTTCCTTGGACAAGTACCTAAATTCCAATaccatataatattttatgagaGAGATTCAGTACGAATCAAATTACAAACCACACGTCGATAAAAGTTTTACATAAACAGGGTTAGGCCCTCCCCGAAAGAACAACATCAACAGCACTCTAAGGACAAAACTGAAACCATTGCATTCAGAGCATTAACATGCCTAATATTGTGCTTttaagaaatttgaatttttctcaATAAACTCCGCATAATGGAAGCTAATTTTCTTCGTCCACAAGAATGGTTGCCCCTGAACCGATACCGAGGTCCATCAACGGAGCCATGTCCTCATCAAGCAACAAAGGTAAGGGAGATCCCTGTCAAAATCGCCAATGGATCATGCCTCTTGATCAGAGCCGAAATAAACATATATAACCAAAACCAAGAACTAATTATTAACCATTTGATTTCATGCTTTTGTTCTCGTCTAAATAGTTGTACATATAAAAGTGATGCGTGTACTCAACTTAGTCCACACAACTATTTGCCACAAAAAATGTTGAATAAAAGCCACCGAGATACTTTTGGTTTGATGCTATGATAGAAATCTACCGTTGTACACGTGCAGTTCAAGATAATGTAGTTCGCAAGTAGAATAGCATCGCGATTACAAAATATTACAAGCCAAATAATACAAGGATGTACCTCTTCCTCAAGAAACAATCTCAGCTTTATGTCTTTCAACTTGAAGAAGCTCTCACACAGAACTTTTAACTTGCCAACCTGGGCAGAAAAGTAGAGATAAGTAATGTATTAAACAAACTTGTACATGAATAAATATAGAGAAGAAAGGATGACTACACGGAACACACGGTCACATCTTCATGATTTGAggggaaagaaaataaaaatgtcttGTGGTTGATCTTAACACTAGCACCTTAACAGTGAGTAACTACTATGTGATAATTGCTCAAACCAACTGAGATCTAAACATTATATTACCGACCAAAGTTTCTTAAGACTACTTTACAAAAGGAACCTCACTAGCTACATTTAACTCTTGTGAACAAATTATGGAGACTAATTTGTTTGCTTGCAGATTCAGGGGGGGAGACAAAGAAATACTTAATACTTTAATCAGAACCACATTTCTAGTATCCAAGACCTAGCTTCTGGTTACATCCCCCGCTCATCCACCactcaaaataaagaaatatggtGCAATTAATAAACCTTAAGATGCATAGAAGAATTTAAAAAGGGATTACAGTAGTTGCCGGAGGTAGCTTCTTCGTCAATGGCTGCTTCTCCCCCATGGAAGCTCCCACACATTTCAAAGTTACACCTGAATAAGAAACTCAGTTCAAGCAATATTTATAATCCCTATAACAATTTATAGGTGATGTTTTCAGGATTATACTAATAAGTCCAGAAGCCATTTTCTGAGGGCCTGATGTCCCGGACCGTGGATTCTCGTCTTCAATACCATGCAGTGCCTTCAGCTCTTCAAATCTGCATTAAAAGTTGTTAGGGCCTAATATAATGGGAACTGTGTTCACAATAGATTTGAGAGATAAGCGATAAACTAGTCTTGTATGGCAGGATTGCTAGCTGCTACAgcagagggttttttttttctttttttttttagtgtgcGCGCGCAAGCGTGTTGACCATCTATTTATCTGCCCATCCATCCTTTTTCTCTGTCAATCTCCAACACTTCTTAAAGAAAATGATTTTATAGATAGGCAAAAGGCTGCAGCTTACTAGATGGTGAAGATTGAAAGTAGAGATGGATAGAGGGCATATGAAGGGACTGTCCATGGCTGAGATGAGTAATTTGTCCTTCACAATTATAACACACATGGTCTGAATAAATTACCTAGGGTGCAGTTGCTTGATCTCTTCTGAATCAACCGATTGCATCTTCGCCATCACAAGGCGAACATACCTGCAACAAATTGGTGCATTAGAAACCAGGGGTCTAACATAATTATCATGGAGAAAAGCAAGTCGGTAACTACATTATAACTTAATTACAAATATTATCTATCAATGTTTGTATATAACTTTATCAGTGATTATACTAAGAAAACAAAACTTAATCAATAAATATTagcagaaaaattaaaaaaataattacgaACAGAAGatttatattatgtataatGAACTAATCATCAAACTGTAGGAATGAATAAAACTTAGTTTGATTACCTGATTTCAGACTCCTTTCGTTCACGTGGGCTTACCTATATAATGAAACTTGTAGTTGGAACAAGCAAAGTACAAGTTCAAGAAATCACTATCTAAATGTTCAATACTTCAGTAAGATTTAGCTCATACCTCACTCCCATTCAGTGTTGTAACTTTAGCCAGGCGTGCAATCAAAACAAACCTTGGTAAACCGCCTATAGCTGGATCAACAATAGGATTCTCAGAAAGCCTGATATCCTTCAAGAAACACGGAAAATACAATTGTCATGCTCGTGTTATTATCATTTCCTTCCATAATATCTGTCCTTTAATAGCTAAAggaaaatttttcatttttttcaagATATTTTGGCACAAAGAGCGATGAGCAGAGGAAAATGTCTATACCAGGGATCAGAAATGGTTCAGATAATATACGATTTAAAAACTAGTTTGAAGTTTTACCATAGTCACGAGATGAGCTTTTAAtggcaaataagaaaataaatatagataaaagAAAACTAAAGTTCATCAACTTCTGATGCAGGTTAAATAAGAATTCATTTTAGAGGTAGCATTTGAGTGTATCTTTTTATTAGGCAGTAACCTcaacaaaaataataactaCTGATGCCACAACCTAGCAATTCCATAAAGAAAATTGTCTCACCGTTAAGCGAGGGAAGAAGTTCAGTGAATCTACAGATGCCAAGTCTTCTATCTTATTACATCCTGAGATGCTCTAAAAGTTAGTAGTTACATATTGAAAGCATAAAGGCTGCAAATTTAACAAATATGCCCTTTGAGATTTACCTAGAAGAAGGCACTGCAAATTCTCAAAAGGCACTGGAGATGTCTCATTCACATTATTATCGTCTAATCCTGTCGTCGGATGCTTAGATGGATAAAATATATGCTTCAGGTTGTTCTTGTTCAGATAAAGCTGTTCCAGGCTGAAAGCATCACATGTCATAATTCCCCATGTTGGAATGAAACAGAAAGGCAGCAAGCTCAGAAACAAAATCTGTCAACAACTGAATACGCATTCAAACCTTCTCAAGTGAGAAAGCTTCAGAATTTCATCCCATTCATCAAAATGATTGTCTTCTAAATTTAGGAGCCGCAACGATCCAAATCTTTGAACTGGACTTGTCACTGGTACGGTAAGTGCTGGCTATATGGAACATATATGGTTCTAGTTAGTACTTCAAAAAGGCAGATGATGCTGACACAACACAATAATCAAATTCATAGTATATTCTGTGAGAAAAGACATCAATTCTGGTATGATGAGCTCGAACAATGAATCTAGAAGAACTCAGGAAGATTCCGATTCACTAGGTCATACATATTTACCTACTCCAATTAAGCAAAAGCGATAtagaaaaatcatgaaaactttTGCAGGAAATGATTGATCACTGGTGAATGGTGATAGTACTTGAAATCAGTTCCATAAGCAAAATGAAAACTTTCGCATTAAAGGGATCTCAGCGCTAACCACAATTGTCCTCAACTTATTGGACATCAAATGGAGTTCTTCAACTGCAGGAAGTGACTTCTCAAGTGTTTCAACCTGTTTTCAGTAAATTCAGACTGGTAAAATAACTGAATGGTATCGAAGAATCAAAGCACAATTACACAGGGTGTGAGTATACCGATTCCCATGTAATACCGCAGCTATTGAGAACCAAAATGCGGATACTTTTAAGTAACGGAAGCTCCACTACATCAGACTCAATCATGTTGTTCGTCAAATTTAGAACTTCAAGAGATGGTAAAGCTTCACAAAGTGAAGCAATCTCCTGAAAAAACAATTACCATTTTGATCACATATTTGAATGAAAAGACGGTACCATCTTTGGTATAGAGTATAACCCACATAAAAATGCAATTTTCATAACCAGCCCATTATACAGTAGTGCACAGCTTTATATTTCCACTACGTAAAGCATGTCAACACTAAAGATTCCAGGGACCATTTTACGTAATTTAAAAATCACAATATTTAAGAAAGAAGGGTTCAGGCAACAGTAAAGTAGCTCCACAGGCATTACTCTTATAATGAAACCGTACTTGCCATTTCGAAATCAAGTTTCCTGTCAAATCCAGATCTTTAAGGCCTGAAACCGAAAAAAAGAGGCATTATTGGTACCAACAAAGATTTTTACCAAACAAGATTTATAACTATTACTCCGTTATAGAATTATTAATAACTGGAATCTTAGTTGAAATGAAAAGGTGCCATGAAAAATGATGAATGGAAAAATTGGAGTCTGATATAAAGTAAAAATGGACACCTAAAGATCGATAGTGAAAGTTGATACACAAAGAGAACTTTTCTATCTAAACTAAGATGGTATCGAACTCTTGCGCTGAACTGAAGTAAGCAAATCTAAATACAAGGCAATTTTTACTTACTCTATCTAAAGTACGcgagaaaagaataagaaaacatTCAGTTTGTCTAAATGCATTAGTAAGCTACTCTAATAGCTTAGAACAGGAACGACGAATGAAAAGTCCATTGCATTACATTAATCTGTGGGAACACCAACTCACAAGTGAGTTAAGCAATAAATAGTGCGGATGCTATATAATCTTGTGTTCTCATCCTCGAGATAATTTTCCGATCCGAAAGGTAAGATGGTATCCTACCTACCACAGTAAAAATATGCCTCTACTAGTTTTACTGGGGTAAACTGCAATAAGATGTCTCCTTAAGCAAAAGTAGTACAAATTTAACATACTCCAAAACATGAAACTTAGTAAAGGTGCACGCAAAAGAAATTACTCGGAACTAAAGCACTGATCTCATGTGGAGGTCCAATTGAGCTAACTCCCATATACGAGACCGAAGCAGTGAGCAACTCATCAAAATGCTTCAACTTCTCCTGAACCTTATTCTTCCCCACAAACTCCACCGAGACGCGCTTCTTACTCGTCGAAAGAACGTACATTTCCTCTGCCACAATCAGCAACAAGCatataatcaaaaaaaaaaaaaaaatcttttcctGCCAATGCTATTGTGAACGCTTAAAACTCAATACATTCAAATGCGATCATGCCCTAATGCCCTCACCCTCTTCCTCTTTGGTGTAGTCTCCGCTGTAGCGCAAGAGGAGAGCGTCGATGAGGGAGATCCCGGGGCTGAGGGCCTTGGGGCGGACGAAGGAGGCGGAGCGGTGGCCCCGCGCGGCGAAGTAGCGGGCGCCGGCGAGGGAGCCGTCGTGCTTGCCCTCGCCGTCGTCCCAGTCGACGCCGACCACGTAGCGCACCGTGCCCGCGCGCCGAGGGTTCCCCGCCGCGTGCACCCTCTGCCCCACGCGGAACGCCGCGTCCTCGCCGTCGTCGGCGCCGGCGCCCTCGGGggagggggtgggggtggggacGGGGAGGGGGGCGGGGGCCGCCGCCATGGGCGTAGGGAGGAGAGATCTGTTTCGCACGCGCGGCGAGTCGGTGGAGAGTAGAAGTCGGCGCCGATAGCGAATGACGAGAGCAGAATACTGCGGACAGATTACTGGTCGTTTGGCTCGTTTCCCGACCCTCCGAATGATCGGGCCGGGCCGAACCGGGCCCAGCCAGAGTGATCCGGGCCCAAATTCTGGTTAGTTTGCGGcgttgttttcctttttttttattttggataaacttcaaataccagcactatagtttcacactttcttactttggtatcatatgatttaaaatgtatcaatttagtatcttgtggttttaattttcttttttcgtcagccgttccgttaacttttcgttaaatcatatataaaaaacttcagatactcatctatagtttatcgaatatttattttagtaccct
The nucleotide sequence above comes from Ananas comosus cultivar F153 linkage group 17, ASM154086v1, whole genome shotgun sequence. Encoded proteins:
- the LOC109723611 gene encoding tubulin-folding cofactor E is translated as MAAAPAPLPVPTPTPSPEGAGADDGEDAAFRVGQRVHAAGNPRRAGTVRYVVGVDWDDGEGKHDGSLAGARYFAARGHRSASFVRPKALSPGISLIDALLLRYSGDYTKEEEEEMYVLSTSKKRVSVEFVGKNKVQEKLKHFDELLTASVSYMGVSSIGPPHEISALVPSLKDLDLTGNLISKWQEIASLCEALPSLEVLNLTNNMIESDVVELPLLKSIRILVLNSCGITWESVETLEKSLPAVEELHLMSNKLRTIVPALTVPVTSPVQRFGSLRLLNLEDNHFDEWDEILKLSHLRSLEQLYLNKNNLKHIFYPSKHPTTGLDDNNVNETSPVPFENLQCLLLGCNKIEDLASVDSLNFFPRLTDIRLSENPIVDPAIGGLPRFVLIARLAKVTTLNGSEVSPRERKESEIRYVRLVMAKMQSVDSEEIKQLHPRFEELKALHGIEDENPRSGTSGPQKMASGLISVTLKCVGASMGEKQPLTKKLPPATTVGKLKVLCESFFKLKDIKLRLFLEEEGSPLPLLLDEDMAPLMDLGIGSGATILVDEEN